One genomic window of Plasmodium coatneyi strain Hackeri chromosome 12, complete sequence includes the following:
- a CDS encoding Myosin translates to MNVYTILIHSSMRCVYALRSSLSESNGVTHVTEGERPGRDDSIGTDQNKDECEPTPHVMDSVNKCVIGTKIFVRDKQKVWVCAEIIKEEKDLVAKTEDDEIVVLKEKDEFYLRNLDVFDSSGLSAPADLTNLTHLHEASILHSLNVRFDIDEIYTLTGPILIAVNPFKVIPDLYSDDMLAKHVQPIQSKSPHIFSTANSAYLGMCQHNKPQTILISGESGAGKTESTKYVMKFLACAGSDIKKRSLIESQILESNPLLEAFGNARTLRNDNSSRFGKYIELQFSLDRKGGGQYYTKGKLCGAKIRTYLLEKVRVCYQQEGERNYHIFYQLCRAAREAAKKTSNHVANKSVDESVHESPSNVSNTSNSDDLPSEPPREYHFPVTEKFRDPDMGAKSVNINLTGFQSHEHFRYLTKSSVHELSDVNELELFETTVYAMQTIGISEAEQHQIFRVLEGILYLGNVLFSNDDSKEECRILEDSLSDLKKAASFLDVDAEELKNALCYRTIVANNECYKKPVNAIAANDIRDALARAIYGCLFLKVVERTNESVGFLEDTNLVFCGVLDIFGFESFAVNSFEQLCINYTNECLQQFFNNFIFKCEEKLYIDEGIEWDPLDFPDNADSINLLESKPYGVFCMLDEECYVPSGKDKTFCSKIISKHSSSSVGSGNSKFMAVKTDPSSFVIVHFAGKVTYNSSGFLEKNKDQLSADVQKVLLHSQSEYTSSLFDKHLRRNVEKKKIQTVSSEFKGQLHQLMKRIKETEPHFIRCIKPNNQNVPDIFDRVSVNEQLKYGGVLQAIKVSRSGYPVRLTHTDCVKDYSILLHKGGKKLFRDYETKSWAQKATFVLNQLHQCDDIQNLVRSLGEAKQRRQMEEAAVRGGVNKDANGDDKGTPHSGMNIANATCTSESTLIWAVGKSLCFFKSEAYNILSTLRSDFRSAQAIILQKNYKAYRQRKLFLMMKRKVVLLQRWIRRILMAIRNERTKVQRATQLICLHIYGYSVRKAFLHKKKCATIIQAHIRGYLTRKHYKEYRINHYASLIKATWKMYKQRKHMANMKQAVEKIQLKWKGILARRQLRRLKEEAKEVGALIQRNQYLVKEIEKERKKKMEAENKLLKAFASVDKLAKRVDLLERNNRDNENVIKGLMEKMTQANSPSSSELPSECTRIRVSPLSRKEDTVTEASTATAVTSGSPDVDTLPRGEDIQSLLRKVKKLESENKEYLKKNNTLNERYNQLLGILSHFKKKDMCLECGQQAKIPQRGSSGMQRRVTEEHGENWTEQSIEKRVTRNGEKYDEQLNVRRTTHRQKGRDVDILMCGPKGVGKTSLLEDLFVRIGDEVNLNLLRKNKKKTTDESNSFVYDTYVVTHKSCSVKICDCMYSCSRSAEEGLFSLIKNSTCIVVVFDSSNSDSIHPALHLLQEAALTNVKRRTKLYLLENIFNEKINMKQNTCDVSYSLKVAKACSAHYVKALDIYDIVNNYVCGTKSYLCSLPGQTYHMQRKDDVLPWQYSDKYHQLVKQIGEGLPPGHYNNAYLHAHKMEDTDKSVIETLLHVNHLNLPPGEECPPKYFTAKRDEQTDQDNKYNSVYSMVSSFKSLCSVNQKKNSHMQFLRESMPLNSYVYGSKKYNVEMGKGLQPIYEVTLKGSVPITYLLMGRDSINKMHTLLAVGCKDGIIYIYKCLRTPLESAHGGHYFYQGGGSSVSSPSRKNGVNAVNPVSDISVVSAVSDVSGEDNANITSAKLMTKLSGHKKAITCLVFTFTEEKIISSSIDRTIKIWEVSTGFLLKVFSDSSATLSVLLLPTNLDLFLCSNCTSLLRIVNVNTGHVNQKIKLESEIRTLEMDDTGLNIFAGSKNGTIYILEIVHNERLEIRFKLLFSLSPITCIRFVPKQPLLSSPLIIVNSCDNHMGIIECVYGSKGMVLTSLSVKHRIRINHALLPIRNSYSKFGGGWVISGSEDGNIYICSLLPQSNYRLVFLKHHKAPVMAVVVNDIDTLMVSGDSKGNVVFWRRAFV, encoded by the exons ATGAACGTTTATACCATTTTGATTCATTCGTCCATGCGA TGTGTCTATGCGCTGAGGTCTTCCCTAAGTGAGTCG AACGGCGTAACCCACGTCACAGAAGGTGAGCGCCCTGGAAGGGACGACTCCATCG GAACCGATCAAAACAAAGACGAATGCGAACCCACCCCCCATGTCATGGATTCTGTTAACAAGTGCGTCATCGGGACGAAGATTTTCGTCAGGGATAAACAGAAG GTGTGGGTCTGCGCCGAAatcataaaggaagaaaaggatcTGGTGGCCAAGACGGAGGATGACGAGATCGTTGttctgaaggagaaggacgaATTCTACCTTAGAAATTTAG ATGTATTCGATTCAAGCGGTTTGTCAGCCCCCGCGGATTTAACGAACCTAACGCACCTACACGAAGCATCCATACTTCACAGCTTGAATGTTCGGTTTGACATTGACGAAATATATACTCTTACTGGACCGATTCTAATCGCCGTGAACCCATTTAAGGTTATACCAGATCTGTACTCAGATGACATGCTAGCTAAACATGTGCAGCCGATTCAGTCCAAAAgtccacatattttttccacagcGAATAGTGCATACCTAGGCATGTGCCAACATAATAAACCTCAGACGATACTAATAAGTGGAGAATCAGGTGCAGGGAAAACAGAATCCACAAAGTACGTGATGAAGTTTCTTGCTTGTGCAGGTTCagacattaaaaaaagatcCCTCATTGAGTCACAGATATTGGAGAGTAACCCCTTGTTGGAGGCGTTTGGAAATGCAAGGACGCTGAGGAATGATAATTCGAGTCGTTTTGGAAAGTACATTGAATTGCAGTTCTCCTTGGAtcgaaaaggggggggtcAGTACTACACCAAGGGGAAGCTGTGTGGCGCGAAGATTCGGACCTACCTTCTGGAGAAGGTGCGGGTTTGCTATCAGCAGGAGGGCGAGCGCAACTACCACATTTTCTACCAGCTCTGCAGGGCGGCCAGGGAGGCGGCAAAGAAAACGTCCAACCATGTGGCTAACAAATCAGTTGACGAGTCAGTTCACGAATCTCCTAGTAACGTTTCCAACACTTCCAACTCAGACGACTTGCCTTCGGAGCCGCCCCGCGAGTACCACTTCCCCGTGACGGAGAAGTTCAGAGACCCCGACATGGGTGCCAAGTCGGTGAACATAAACCTGACTGGCTTCCAAAGTCATGAACACTTCCGCTATTTAACCAAGTCGAGCGTGCATGAGCTGAGTGACGTCAACGAGCTGGAGTTGTTCGAGACGACGGTATACGCCATGCAGACCATCGGGATAAGCGAAGCGGAGCAACACCAAATTTTCCGTGTGTTAGAAGGGATCCTATACCTCGGGAATGTCCTCTTCAGTAATGACGATAGTAAGGAAGAGTGTCGAATTTTGGAGGATTCTCTTTCTGATTTGAAAAAGGCTGCATCTTTTTTAGATGTAGATGCagaagaattgaaaaatgcACTCTGTTATAGAACCATTGTAGCGAATAACGAGTGCTATAAAAAGCCAGTGAATGCAATCGCAGCGAACGATATCAGGGATGCACTAGCCAGAGCCATTTATGGATGTCTATTCCTTAAGGTAGTCGAAAGGACCAACGAATCCGTAGGGTTTTTAGAAGACACGAATCTGGTATTCTGTGGGGTTCTGGATATATTTGGGTTCGAATCTTTTGCAGTAAATTCATTCGAGCAATTGTGTATCAACTACACAAATGAATGCTTGCAACAATTTTTCAACAACTTCATATTTAAGTGCGAGGAGAAGCTATACATAGATGAGGGTATCGAGTGGGACCCACTAGACTTCCCCGACAATGCAGATTCAATCAATTTACTTGAATCCAAACCGTATGGTGTGTTCTGTATGCTGGATGAGGAATGTTACGTTCCATCTGGAAAGGACAAAACCTTTTGCAGTAAAATTATTAGCAAGCACAGTTCTTCCTCTGTCGGTTCTGGAAACAGCAAATTTATGGCTGTGAAGACGGACCCCTCCTCTTTCGTGATTGTTCATTTTGCGGGAAAAGTTACTTACAATTCGTCGGGATTtttggaaaagaataaagaccAGTTGTCGGCAGACGTACAGAAGGTACTTCTGCACAGCCAGAGTGAATACACCTCTTCACTCTTCGACAAACATTTACGAAGAAacgtcgaaaaaaaaaaaattcaaacggTTTCAAGTGAATTTAAGGGACAGCTTCATCAGCTCATGAAAAGAATCAAAGAAACTGAACCCCATTTTATTAGATGCATTAAACCGAATAATCAGAATGTACCCGACATTTTCGATCGTGTCTCTGTGAATGAGCAGCTCAAGTATGGGGGAGTGTTACAAGCAATTAAGGTTAGTCGTTCTGGGTACCCTGTTAGACTTACACACACGGACTGCGTGAAGGATTACTCTATTTTGCTAcacaaaggagggaagaagctGTTTCGGGATTATGAAACCAAATCATGGGCTCAGAAGGCCACCTTCGTTCTCAACCAGCTGCATCAGTGTGATGACATACAGAACTTGGTTCGCTCGCTAGGCGAGGCGAAGCAACGGCGTCAGATGGAAGAGGCCGCAGTCAGGGGGGGTGTCAACAAGGATGCTAATGGGGATGATAAAGGCACTCCTCATAGTGGCATGAACATCGCCAACGCGACCTGCACCTCTGAGAGCACCCTCATCTGGGCGGTGGGTAAATCACTCTGCTTCTTCAAAAGCGAGGCGTACAACATTCTGTCTACCCTGCGAAGCGATTTCCGATCCGCTCAGGCAATAATCCTACAGAAGAACTACAAAGCGTACCGACAGAGGAAACTATTCctgatgatgaagaggaaagtgGTGTTGCTGCAAAGGTGGATTAGACGCATCCTAATGGCCATTCGAAATGAACGCACGAAGGTGCAGAGAGCTACACAACTGATCTgtctacacatatatggcTACAGCGTTAGAAAAGCTTTCCTACACAAGAAAAAGTGTGCAACAATTATACAGGCACATATTAGAGGCTACTTAACAAGGAAGCATTACAAGGAGTACAGGATTAACCACTACGCAAGCCTCATCAAAGCGACGTGGAAAATGTATAAACAGAGGAAACACATGGCTAACATGAAACAGGCTGTGGAGAAAATCCAACTGAAGTGGAAAGGAATCCTAGCGAGGAGGCAGTTAAGGAGACTAAAGGAGGAAGCCAAGGAAGTCGGAGCGCTTATTCAGAGAAACCAATACTTAGTAaaggaaatagaaaaagagaggaaaaaaaaaatggaagctgAAAACAAACTGTTGAAAGCTTTCGCCAGTGTAGATAAGCTAGCCAAAAGGGTTGACTTACTCGAAAGGAACAACCGGGATAATGAGAATGTGATTAAGGGATTGATGGAAAAGATGACCCAGGCGAATTCTCCATCCAGTAGTGAATTACCTAGCGAATGCACGAGGATAAGGGTATCCCCTCTGTCCCGCAAGGAAGACACTGTAACGGAGGCATCCACTGCAACTGCCGTTACAAGTGGGTCTCCCGATGTGGACACACTTCCACGAGGAGAGGACATACAGAGCCTCCTCAGGAAGGTTAAAAAACTAGAATcggaaaataaggaatatctgaaaaagaacaacactCTGAATGAACGTTACAACCAGCTGCTGGGGATTTTGTCCcactttaaaaagaaggacatGTGCCTTGAGTGTGGGCAGCAGGCAAAAATCCCGCAGAGAGGGTCATCAGGTATGCAACGACGCGTCACAGAAGAGCATGGTGAGAATTGGACTGAACAATCTATAGAGAAAAGGGTCACacgaaatggagaaaagTACGATGAGCAACTGAACGTGAGAAGAACAACCCACCgccaaaagggaagggacgTAGACATACTGATGTGCGGCCCTAAGGGTGTTGGAAAGACGAGTCTGTTGGAAGATCTGTTTGTTCGAATTGGAGATGAAGTAAACCTTAACTTgttacgaaaaaataaaaaaaaaactacagaCGAAAGTAACTCATTTGTATACGATACGTATGTAGTGACGCATAAGTCCTGTTCAGTGAAGATTTGTGATTGTATGTATAGTTGTAGTAGGAGTGCAGAAGAAGGTCTGTTCAGCTTAATAAAGAATTCTACATGTATAGTTGTTGTGTTCGACTCAAGTAACAGTGATTCGATCCACCCAGCGTTGCACCTGCTTCAAGAAGCGGCCCTAACAAACGTGAAAAGAAGGACCAAACTGTATCTACTAGAGAATATAtttaacgaaaaaataaatatgaagcAGAACACATGTGATGTATCCTACTCATTGAAGGTAGCCAAAGCATGCAGTGCCCATTATGTTAAGGCGCTGGATATATACGATATAGTGAATAATTATGTGTGTGGAACCAAGTCCTACTTGTGTTCCCTTCCTGGGCAGACATACCACATGCAGAGGAAGGATGACGTCCTTCCGTGGCAGTACTCGGATAAGTACCACCAGTTGGTAAAACAGATTGGAGAAGGTCTCCCTCCAGGGCATTACAACAATGCATATCtacatgcacacaaaatggaggacacAGACAAATCCGTCATAGAAACACTGCTCCATGTGAATCATCTGAATTTACCCCCCGGGGAGGAATGCCCTCCAAAGTATTTTACAGCCAAGAGGGACGAACAGACAGATCAGGATAACAAATACAACAGTGTGTACTCCATGGTTAGCTCATTTAAATCCCTTTGTAGTGTTAATCAGAAGAAGAATTCACACATGCAATTTCTGCGCGAGTCTATGCCGTTGAACAGTTACGTATATGGTAGCAAGAAATATAACGTAGAAATGGGGAAAGGTCTGCAGCCAATCTATGAAGTCACACTGAAGGGAAGTGTACCCATCACTTATTTACTCATGGGACGTGACTCCATTAACAAAATGCACACGCTGCTGGCCGTGGGGTGCAAAGACGgaattatatacatttataagTGTTTGCGAACCCCCCTGGAGAGTGCCCACGGGGGGCACTACTTCTACCAAGGTGGGGGCAGCAGTGTAAGCAGCCCAAGTAGGAAGAATGGCGTAAACGCCGTCAACCCTGTTAGTGATATTAGTGTTGTTAGTGCGGTTAGTGATGTGAGCGGCGAAGACAACGCAAACATCACGTCGGCCAAACTGATGACCAAACTGTCGGGTCACAAGAAAGCCATTACTTGTCTCGTTTTCACAttcacagaagaaaaaattatttcctcttcaatTGATCGTACCATAAAAATATGGGAAGTAAGTACTGGATTTCTATTGAAGGTTTTTTCAGACTCATCTGCAACTCTCTCCGTTTTGTTACTCCCAACGAATCTCGATCTGTTCCTCTGCTCCAACTGTACATCCCTCCTTCGCATCGTAAACGTAAACACGGGTCACGTTAATCAGAAAATAAAACTGGAGAGTGAAATTAGGACACTAGAGATGGATGACACTGGGCTTAATATCTTTGCGGGctcaaaaaatggaactatATATATCCTAGAAATAGTACACAATGAACGTTTAGAGATTCGGTTCAAGTTACTCTTCTCCCTTTCACCAATAACCTGTATAAGATTTGTTCCCAAACAGCCTCTCCTCAGTTCTCCCCTTATCATTGTAAATTCGTGTGACAATCACATGGGTATTATCGAGTGTGTGTATGGGTCCAAGGGAATGGTCCTCACAAGTCTATCCGTTAAACATCGTATTAGAATAAATCACGCTCTGTTACCCATCCGGAATAGCTACTCCAAGTTCGGCGGCGGTTGGGTCATTTCCGGTTCTGAAGATggcaacatatatatttgctcCCTCCTACCGCAATCCAACTATAGACTAGTCTTCTTAAAACATCACAAG GCACCCGTCATGGCCGTGGTGGTAAACGACATCGACACGCTCATGGTGTCAGGCGACTCCAAGGGAAACGTGGTCTTCTGGAGGCGCGCGTTCGTGTAG